CTGGTAGTTAAATGCAGGAAAAAGAAATGAACAGGCAAAGGAAGGTAGACGATGAATCATTTTGTTCATGAAGCACCTTTAGCAGGAATTAAAGTGATTGAGCTGGGCCAAATTGCAGCTGGCCCTTTTTGCGGAATGCTCCTTGCCGACC
This is a stretch of genomic DNA from Pueribacillus theae. It encodes these proteins:
- a CDS encoding CoA transferase, which produces MNHFVHEAPLAGIKVIELGQIAAGPFCGMLLAD